In Blastopirellula sediminis, the following proteins share a genomic window:
- a CDS encoding sulfatase, with protein MPARPWLVAIVLSLAASSLSAADGKYNVLFIISDDLSAEALSCYGHRECKSPNIDRLAARGVKFTHTYCQYPVCGPSRAALMSSMHTSTIGVMNNGQSTNFTKNLGQRHSMSQHFRDNGYYAARVSKIYHMSIPGDITAGAPGADHAASWDEAFNCKAPEWMSEGEAAVYSNEKLNKDPDKHYGLGFGTAFYAVKTSTDGTEQADHQAADKAIELLREHKDERFFLAVGMVRPHVPLVAPAKFFGPYPADKMTLPPKIAGDWDDIPKAGISRNSKATGMTLDGQHETLSAYYASVAYMDYQVGRVLDELKKLGLDKNTIVVFTADHGYHLGEHDFWQKMSLHEESTHIPLIIAIPGQAPKVVNGLAGQIDIYPTLAELCGLKIPDYLQGVSQVAAINSPETSARDEILCQTNKGKLLRTDRYAYIAYSDGSEELYDMETDPQQYTNLAKDLASQDDLIKLREQLKKQADLAKPLK; from the coding sequence ATGCCTGCTCGTCCTTGGCTCGTCGCAATCGTCCTGTCGCTCGCCGCCTCTTCCCTTTCGGCCGCCGACGGCAAGTACAACGTTCTCTTCATCATCTCCGACGACCTCTCGGCCGAAGCCCTTTCGTGCTACGGTCATCGCGAGTGCAAATCCCCCAACATCGATCGACTCGCCGCGCGGGGCGTGAAGTTCACCCATACCTATTGCCAATACCCGGTCTGCGGGCCATCGCGGGCGGCGCTAATGTCGAGCATGCACACGTCGACGATCGGCGTGATGAACAACGGCCAGTCGACCAACTTCACGAAGAATCTCGGCCAGCGTCACAGCATGTCGCAGCACTTTCGCGACAATGGTTACTACGCCGCCCGCGTCAGCAAGATCTATCACATGAGCATCCCCGGCGACATCACCGCCGGCGCACCCGGCGCCGATCATGCGGCGTCGTGGGACGAGGCCTTTAACTGCAAAGCGCCCGAGTGGATGAGCGAAGGGGAAGCGGCGGTCTATTCCAACGAGAAGCTGAACAAAGATCCCGACAAGCATTACGGGCTCGGCTTCGGCACCGCCTTCTACGCCGTCAAAACGTCGACCGACGGAACCGAACAAGCCGATCACCAAGCGGCCGACAAAGCGATCGAATTGCTGCGCGAACACAAAGACGAACGCTTCTTCCTGGCGGTCGGCATGGTTCGCCCGCACGTGCCGCTAGTCGCGCCGGCCAAGTTCTTTGGTCCGTATCCGGCCGACAAGATGACGCTCCCGCCGAAGATCGCCGGCGACTGGGACGACATCCCCAAGGCCGGCATCTCCCGCAACAGCAAAGCGACCGGCATGACGCTCGACGGTCAGCACGAAACGCTATCGGCCTACTACGCGTCGGTCGCCTACATGGATTATCAGGTCGGCCGCGTCCTGGACGAATTGAAGAAGCTCGGCCTCGACAAAAACACGATCGTCGTCTTCACCGCCGACCATGGTTATCACCTCGGCGAACATGACTTCTGGCAAAAGATGAGTCTGCACGAAGAGTCGACCCACATCCCGCTGATCATCGCCATCCCCGGCCAAGCGCCAAAAGTGGTCAACGGCCTGGCCGGACAGATCGACATCTACCCCACGCTGGCCGAACTCTGCGGCCTGAAGATCCCCGACTACCTGCAAGGAGTCAGCCAGGTCGCCGCGATCAACTCTCCCGAGACGTCGGCCCGCGACGAGATCCTTTGCCAAACCAACAAAGGAAAACTCCTACGAACCGATCGCTACGCCTACATCGCCTACAGCGACGGGAGCGAAGAACTGTACGACATGGAAACCGATCCGCAGCAGTACACAAACCTGGCGAAAGATTTGGCGTCGCAAGATGATTTGATCAAGCTGCGGGAGCAACTCAAAAAGCAAGCCGACTTGGCGAAGCCACTGAAGTAG
- a CDS encoding TrmH family RNA methyltransferase, which translates to MPERITSVQNPRIKAAAKLRQRRAREQQGRTIIDGVREIDRALAKGFPLLELFLCDEMLVGAEADALRNRVDSQRDLNVYEITRDVCEKLSFGERAEGAVAVANYPDTALDASVLSASPLIVVLEGVEKPGNLGAILRTADAVGADCMIAADARTDLFNPNAIRASLGTIFAVPTFEATTAETFAFLRAAGVQMFAARVEGAVSYEQVSFAGPTALILGSEAEGLSGRWLADDVTNIRLPMRGIADSLNVSTTAAVLLYEADRQRQH; encoded by the coding sequence ATGCCAGAGCGGATTACCAGCGTCCAAAACCCGCGGATCAAAGCGGCCGCCAAGTTGCGTCAGCGCCGCGCTCGCGAGCAGCAAGGGCGGACCATCATCGACGGCGTCCGCGAGATCGACCGCGCGTTGGCGAAAGGCTTCCCGCTCCTCGAACTTTTTCTCTGCGACGAAATGCTGGTCGGCGCCGAAGCGGACGCGCTGCGCAATCGAGTCGATAGCCAGCGCGACTTGAACGTCTACGAAATCACCCGCGACGTCTGCGAGAAGCTCTCCTTTGGCGAACGTGCCGAAGGCGCCGTTGCGGTCGCCAACTATCCCGACACGGCGCTCGACGCGAGCGTTCTCTCCGCATCGCCGCTGATCGTCGTGCTGGAAGGGGTCGAAAAGCCGGGCAACCTCGGCGCGATTCTCCGCACTGCCGATGCGGTTGGCGCCGATTGCATGATCGCGGCCGATGCGAGAACCGATCTTTTCAATCCGAATGCGATCCGCGCCAGCCTCGGCACCATCTTCGCCGTCCCGACGTTTGAAGCGACCACGGCCGAAACGTTCGCCTTCCTCCGCGCGGCCGGCGTCCAGATGTTCGCCGCCCGCGTCGAAGGCGCCGTCTCGTATGAACAGGTCAGCTTCGCCGGACCAACGGCGTTGATCCTCGGCAGCGAAGCGGAAGGACTCTCGGGTCGCTGGCTCGCCGACGACGTCACCAACATCCGCCTCCCGATGCGCGGCATCGCCGACAGCCTGAACGTCTCCACCACCGCCGCCGTGCTCCTCTACGAAGCGGACCGCCAACGGCAACACTAG
- a CDS encoding class I SAM-dependent methyltransferase — protein MFTPDQYQLLDFGDGRKLERFGPFLLDRLSPSAETSRPAQRPLWREAACRYERTDGDRGVWRPADALPSTWTISHGPFSFELKPTDFGHLGIFPEQAENWDWIAKTVATRPSAKVLNLFAYTGGSTLAAAAAGAEVAHVDAAKNVVQWARRNAEISGLTDAPIRWIADDARKFVRREVKRGSQYDLIILDPPSYGHGVKGEVWRVDQHLPELLAELRTISTDDAAILLTCHSPGLGPVELRQMLERYYFERRVAGLEARPLFIPSADDRRLPSGILARWSQ, from the coding sequence TTGTTTACGCCTGACCAATATCAACTGCTCGACTTTGGCGATGGACGCAAATTAGAGCGTTTCGGGCCTTTTCTGCTCGATCGCTTGTCTCCCTCCGCCGAAACCTCCCGGCCTGCCCAACGTCCGTTGTGGCGGGAGGCCGCGTGTCGCTACGAGCGAACCGACGGCGATCGCGGAGTCTGGCGCCCCGCCGATGCGTTGCCGTCGACCTGGACGATTTCGCACGGGCCCTTCTCGTTCGAGCTGAAACCGACCGATTTCGGACACTTGGGCATTTTTCCGGAGCAGGCCGAGAACTGGGACTGGATCGCCAAGACCGTTGCGACGCGGCCGTCAGCCAAAGTTTTGAATTTGTTCGCCTACACCGGCGGCAGCACGCTCGCCGCCGCCGCGGCCGGCGCGGAAGTGGCGCACGTCGACGCCGCGAAGAACGTCGTGCAGTGGGCGCGGCGCAATGCCGAAATCTCAGGCCTTACCGACGCCCCGATTCGCTGGATCGCCGACGACGCCCGCAAGTTCGTCCGCCGCGAAGTGAAACGGGGCTCGCAATATGACCTAATCATCCTTGATCCCCCCAGCTACGGGCACGGCGTCAAAGGAGAAGTTTGGCGCGTCGATCAACACTTGCCTGAGCTGCTCGCCGAACTCCGCACCATCTCGACCGACGACGCCGCGATCCTGCTGACCTGTCACTCGCCGGGACTTGGTCCGGTCGAACTGCGACAGATGCTCGAGCGTTATTATTTCGAGCGACGCGTCGCCGGGCTCGAAGCGCGTCCTTTGTTCATTCCTTCCGCCGACGATCGGCGACTCCCCAGCGGCATCTTGGCTCGCTGGTCGCAATAA